Part of the Candidatus Poribacteria bacterium genome, AAATCTAGGTAACATAAGGGTTTTTGAGCAAATTCGCGATAGATTAGAGCGCGAATTTCCTCTGAATCACTTATGCCATCTAAGCCTTTCTCCATCTACATTCTTCAAAAGTTTTTGAGAAGTCCTGGAGGTCCTGATTTTCTACTTGATTTATTTCCATCGATCTGTTATAATTAAATTATCCCGAAGGATGATTTGGGATTCAGCCCTTTAGAGTTAAAGTAAGGTCGAACGGTAACGGGTAACTTGCAGCAAGATCCCTCCTTGGGAGATCCTCAGCAGTTCCCGTTCCATTAAGAGAAACAACGAAATAGGAAGGTGTATCAAGTGGCAACTGGTCGTGTCAAGTGGTTCAATGAGAAGAAGGGATATGGTTTTATATCCCAAGAGTCGGGTGAGGACGTTTTCGTCCATTATACCGCCATCCAGGCCCGTGGATTTAGAACCCTCCACGAGGGCCAGAGGGTGAAGTTCGACATTGTCCAGGGAGCCAAGGGCCCCCAGGCCGCCAATGTCGTAGTGATCGAATAACAAGGACGGGACAACAGTCGGCTTAGACCGATATCCCAAAAATAGATGGCCGGACCGAACAAGTTAGGGCTGGTTTTCGGTCCGGCTTTTTTATTCCTCTTCCTCCTCTTCAGTTAGCAGTTCATCAAGCTCTTCCCAGCTTATCTCGTTTAGCTCGCCGGAGCTTAACTTTTCTCCTACCGACTGTATATCGTTCCTATACTGCACGAGGTTGCTCAGATATTTATCCCTGGTTATAGCTTCGGCCTCTTCATGCCCTTCTCTAAGGCATTCAGCGCAGAACTTCCCGATCTCGGATATCCCCTTGTCAAGTTCCTCTATCGCCCCTACGTAATCTATCTTCATCAGTTTGAGCTCAGCATTGGCTATGGCCCTCATCATAAGCATATATCCCTTATATTGATATATTTGCCAGGCGATCTCCGATGGGGCATACTTTTTGGCGAAATCGGATAGTCGTATGTTAATCGTTGTATCCCTCTTGACGTCCTCCCATCTCTTTATGCTGGCGAATATGAGATATCTGAGGTATCTATCCGTAGCCTCGTTGAAAAGGGCGGTCCAATCCTCGGCCGTCAACGCAAATCCCTCATCAGAACCGTGTTTCCTCACATAGTCTTCATGTTGTTCCATGAAATAGTCATAATATGAATCCCTACCATGTGGCCTTTTGCCATCCGGCCTGCCGGTAACGTAGATCCTGGTGATCGTGAAGGGATTGGAGCGTATCAATACCACATCTCGTCCGTCGGAGCTTTTCAACACCTTAATGGGTTTATCGGAGTCGAAATCCACCACATCTATTACCTCATCTATCATGTCCACGATGTGTCGATCCATACTCGTCTCCCAGAGGTGAGTTCGATCTTAATTATACCGGATTGGTCCTCACAGAAGCAACCCTACAGATTCTCATGGACGTCCTCCTCGAATTCCACACCCTCTGTTACTTTCGGGCAGAGCATCGAGTTGCTTCCGGTATATTCTCCAACGCTCCGACGCAGGAAGAGCTTGGAGGATCTGTCACGACCCGCTCATCAGCCTCGATCGCTCCGTAGACGAACACCCGAGCTTCGATCAAAACCCTTTAGCCATGGCTTATTTCCCTCCCCAGATCAGGTCGCCGAATGCCCCGAGCAGATCGTATTTACGCCGCCAGGTGGTATACATGAAACCCCTGACATTTGATGTCTGCTTCGCCAAGTCAAGCCATCCCTTCACATCCTCCAGCGTGTCAGCGTCATAGTAACAGGCGATCAGCATGCGAAAGCCCTGATCGGCAAAGAAACGAAGGCTACTCTTACGCGGAGCTCCACCCCAGACGGCGATGATCAGATCTTTCGGCACATAGTTCCACGAACCGGTGAAATCGCCCTCCACGAGGTAATAGTTGGAATGTGCGTTATGGTTCGGATCGAGCATGTCAGACCAGATGTAGATCTCAACCTTCGGATTAAGCTTCCTCAGTATCTCGACCTGCCTGGTTATACACTCTCCCAGAAGCCGGGCCATATTCCTACCACGGCAGGCAGCGCATGAACCGCCCATGCGGATCTCATCCATGCTTAGAAGAACCTTGTGGAAATGCAGATGCTCCCATAGCAACCTTGCCTCATGCTCCCAGATCTCATAAAGCTTCGGCTCAGCCATACAGACCGTCACCTGGCCTCTACCGATCACCATAGGGTGGTACCAACTCACAAGCAGCTTCTGTCCTTCCTTGATCCGGCTTCCGGGGAGGATCTTCAACGTCGGTGCGGGCCGATCTACCTTTCGAAAGTTGAAATGAGGATCGACTAAAGGCGCATAATCCCTTCCCTCCTCATAGATGATCGACCTGTCCTCACTCTTGACCGTGACGGGAGTTCCGGGACGACGCAGGACGTTCAACGGTCCGATCTCCTCGATTCTCCAATCGTCCAGCCAGAGCCTTCCCTCCTTAGCGCCCCACACACCAGCATAGATTTTAACGCTATTGAAATCCAGACTGTTGAAGGTCATCGATACTTTGCGCCAATCGGTCGTGGATGATATCTCAAAACTTCGAGGGGCCAGATTGCGTTTGCACGCCAGAACCAGCAGTCGGAAACACCCTTCCGGTCGTAGTCCTTCGGTTTTGACCCAGATGCTCATCCTATAGCAGCGGCACGGCTTTACGCTGATCTCCTGCATCACCCTACCGTGTCCGTGCGGGTTGGCCGTAAAGTTCTCGAACCGGATCGAAGCTTTGCCGCTGTGTCTGATCTCGGTGTCAACGAAGCTGATCGTTCCGGGTTGGTCGTGGAACTTATATCCCTTGAACCTTTTCCCCTCGAACTCCTCAAACCCACCGTTAACGATCCGAACGCTCGGATCAGGCACATGTCTTGCCTCACTGCCCCGCACGACGAAAAGGGCATCTATGACGGGCAGACCCTCGGCGAGATTGCGGTCGTGCGCCAAGACGGAACCGCCATATCCGACGGAGAAGATGGAAGGGATGAGTTCCAGCCCATATCGCTCACATGCCCTTTTGATCCTTTCGAGCCTCCGGAAATAATCCTCGTCCTGCATGGACAACCTGTCCAGCCCTGCCGACATCACGGCGCCATTATAGCCGTG contains:
- a CDS encoding DNA helicase UvrBC, which gives rise to MDRHIVDMIDEVIDVVDFDSDKPIKVLKSSDGRDVVLIRSNPFTITRIYVTGRPDGKRPHGRDSYYDYFMEQHEDYVRKHGSDEGFALTAEDWTALFNEATDRYLRYLIFASIKRWEDVKRDTTINIRLSDFAKKYAPSEIAWQIYQYKGYMLMMRAIANAELKLMKIDYVGAIEELDKGISEIGKFCAECLREGHEEAEAITRDKYLSNLVQYRNDIQSVGEKLSSGELNEISWEELDELLTEEEEEE
- a CDS encoding cold-shock protein, whose protein sequence is MATGRVKWFNEKKGYGFISQESGEDVFVHYTAIQARGFRTLHEGQRVKFDIVQGAKGPQAANVVVIE